The DNA segment GGAGAGTATATCTGTAATTTCTGTGAAAGGTAGGACCTCCCTCATTCATCGTATTCACGATAGAATCTCCAACTCCGATCTCGTCCAAACGCAAAAGAAAATTAAAAAGATAACAACGGGAAACGCCGTGTACATGCGCCAACAAACCTAAAAGAGCCCAACTTCCTGTACCGATTCGAACATTGATCCGTTCCATCTGTGCTTTTCCCGGACTCGACTGATACAAGACTTTCCCGGCCTTTGTCCCTAAACGTTTGGTCGAAGTAAGATATTTCGCATATCTTTTCAA comes from the Leptospira sp. WS92.C1 genome and includes:
- a CDS encoding DUF1564 domain-containing protein; amino-acid sequence: MGILLLNSDHEIRSILQDYRTEVVTLLVPKFTLLQWNEKERRNLPKRIPVLLKRYAKYLTSTKRLGTKAGKVLYQSSPGKAQMERINVRIGTGSWALLGLLAHVHGVSRCYLFNFLLRLDEIGVGDSIVNTMNEGGPTFHRNYRYTLHLDLLNNKIIRSLDCEPTDSFYVLDYRDWFDS